A section of the Ornithinimicrobium sufpigmenti genome encodes:
- a CDS encoding universal stress protein: protein MSVIVGYIPTREGRAALTAARSEALLRKTKLVVVNSQRGGRDFDAHQAQLFEEELRRVQRDLDEAGVPHEVRQLVRGNEPAEDLIEVAEQSDGELIVIGLRRRTPIGKLILGSNAQRILLDAVCPVLAVKAGEDD from the coding sequence ATGTCGGTCATCGTCGGCTACATCCCGACCCGCGAAGGTCGGGCCGCCCTCACCGCCGCGCGCAGCGAGGCGCTCCTGCGCAAGACCAAGCTGGTCGTGGTGAACTCCCAGCGCGGGGGACGGGACTTCGACGCGCACCAGGCCCAGCTCTTCGAGGAGGAGCTGCGGCGGGTGCAGCGCGACCTGGACGAGGCCGGGGTGCCCCACGAGGTCCGCCAGCTGGTGCGTGGCAACGAGCCGGCGGAGGACCTCATCGAGGTGGCGGAGCAGTCCGACGGTGAGCTGATCGTCATCGGCCTCCGACGGCGTACCCCGATCGGCAAGCTGATCCTGGGCTCCAACGCGCAGCGGATCCTGCTCGACGCCGTCTGCCCCGTGCTCGCGGTCAAGGCCGGCGAGGACGACTGA
- a CDS encoding RNA polymerase sigma factor, translating into MTARTSHTPAATTLPTAFEHDALRALLAQGTQQGYVDADQVKTALEAAEVTKPADQKKVLRVFSDQAIEVRADVTPAKRTTRRRAPAKKTAAVTTTKTKTAAQPTAEETPSAEEATGTVARKSTARKTTTEADEATTAKSAATRTTARSAGKTAAPKTAASKTTAKKAPAKKATSTRAAADAAAGEGTTTTRKRAAKKTTAGTTTAAAKGADNTDEDLEEVDPAEVDLKDEDVDADAEGGEETEAAAPARPGARSDDSFVLSTADDDDAPAQQVVTAGATADPVKDYLKQIGKVALLNAEQEVELAKRIEAGLFAEEKLNSGEKIDAKLKRELWWISNDGKNAKNHLLEANLRLVVSLAKRYTGRGMLFLDLIQEGNLGLIRAVEKFDYTKGYKFSTYATWWIRQAITRAMADQARTIRIPVHMVEVINKLARVQRQMLQDLGREPTPEELAAELDMTPEKVVEVQKYGREPISLHTPLGEDGDSEFGDLIEDSEAVVPADAVSFTLLQEQLHSVLDTLSEREAGVVSMRFGLSDGQPKTLDEIGKVYGVTRERIRQIESKTMSKLRHPSRSQVLRDYLD; encoded by the coding sequence GTGACCGCCCGGACATCCCATACCCCCGCCGCCACCACACTGCCCACCGCCTTCGAGCACGACGCGCTGCGCGCCCTCCTGGCCCAGGGCACGCAGCAGGGCTATGTGGACGCCGACCAGGTCAAGACCGCCCTCGAGGCGGCCGAGGTCACCAAGCCCGCCGACCAGAAGAAGGTGCTACGCGTCTTCAGCGACCAGGCGATCGAGGTGCGCGCCGACGTGACCCCGGCCAAGCGCACCACCCGTCGTCGTGCGCCGGCCAAGAAGACTGCCGCGGTCACCACCACGAAGACGAAGACGGCCGCCCAGCCCACCGCCGAGGAGACGCCCTCCGCAGAGGAGGCGACCGGCACCGTGGCCCGCAAGAGCACCGCCCGCAAGACGACGACCGAGGCCGACGAGGCCACCACAGCCAAGAGCGCCGCGACGAGGACGACGGCCAGGAGCGCCGGCAAGACGGCTGCACCCAAGACTGCCGCGAGCAAGACCACCGCGAAGAAGGCGCCGGCCAAGAAGGCCACGAGCACCCGGGCCGCGGCAGACGCCGCAGCCGGGGAGGGCACCACGACCACGCGCAAGCGCGCCGCCAAGAAGACCACCGCCGGCACGACCACCGCGGCGGCCAAGGGTGCCGACAACACCGACGAGGACCTCGAGGAGGTCGACCCCGCTGAGGTCGACCTCAAGGACGAGGACGTCGACGCGGACGCTGAGGGCGGCGAGGAGACCGAGGCGGCCGCGCCGGCCCGGCCGGGTGCCAGGAGCGACGACAGCTTCGTGCTGTCGACCGCCGACGACGACGACGCCCCGGCCCAGCAGGTCGTCACCGCCGGCGCCACCGCGGACCCGGTCAAGGACTACCTCAAGCAGATCGGCAAGGTCGCGCTCCTCAACGCCGAGCAGGAGGTCGAGCTCGCCAAGCGTATCGAGGCCGGCCTGTTCGCCGAGGAGAAGCTGAACTCCGGCGAGAAGATCGACGCCAAGCTCAAGCGGGAGCTGTGGTGGATCTCCAACGACGGCAAGAACGCCAAGAACCACCTGCTCGAGGCCAACCTGCGCCTCGTGGTCTCGCTGGCCAAGCGCTACACGGGTCGCGGCATGCTCTTCCTGGACCTGATCCAGGAGGGCAACCTGGGCCTGATCCGCGCGGTCGAGAAGTTCGACTACACCAAGGGCTACAAGTTCTCCACCTACGCCACCTGGTGGATCCGGCAGGCGATCACCCGCGCGATGGCCGACCAGGCCCGCACCATCCGCATCCCGGTGCACATGGTCGAGGTCATCAACAAGCTGGCCCGCGTGCAGCGCCAGATGCTGCAGGACCTCGGCCGGGAGCCGACGCCGGAGGAGCTGGCGGCCGAGCTGGACATGACCCCCGAGAAGGTCGTCGAGGTCCAGAAGTACGGCCGCGAGCCGATCTCGCTGCATACCCCCCTCGGCGAGGACGGGGACAGCGAGTTCGGTGACCTCATCGAGGACTCCGAGGCGGTCGTCCCGGCCGACGCCGTCTCCTTCACCCTGCTCCAGGAGCAGCTGCACTCGGTCCTGGACACGCTCTCCGAGCGGGAGGCCGGTGTGGTCTCGATGCGCTTCGGCCTCTCCGACGGCCAGCCCAAGACCCTCGACGAGATCGGCAAGGTCTACGGCGTCACCCGCGAGCGGATCCGGCAGATCGAGTCCAAGACGATGAGCAAGCTGCGCCACCCCTCGCGCTCGCAGGTCCTGCGCGACTACCTCGACTGA
- a CDS encoding GNAT family N-acetyltransferase, with product MPSAPAPFTVVQVREEDWQSYRDLRLEMLLDAPESFWTRYDQIADRGEEQWRHAVASATTLQAVGEEGRPLGTLTVDRPRVDAGLPGTVFVLGVYVRPEARGRGVGDQLLRTAEQVAVEQLGARRLLLHVSELNEPALALYARHGYRPTGESIAHPRLAGVRELELAKLLS from the coding sequence ATGCCGTCGGCGCCCGCGCCGTTCACCGTGGTGCAGGTCCGCGAGGAGGACTGGCAGTCCTACCGCGACCTGCGCCTGGAGATGCTGCTCGACGCCCCCGAGTCGTTCTGGACCCGGTATGACCAGATCGCCGACCGGGGCGAGGAGCAGTGGCGCCACGCGGTGGCGAGCGCCACGACCCTGCAGGCCGTCGGCGAGGAGGGCCGCCCCCTGGGCACCCTCACCGTCGACCGCCCACGCGTGGACGCCGGCCTGCCAGGGACCGTCTTCGTGCTGGGCGTCTACGTCCGCCCGGAGGCCCGAGGCCGCGGCGTGGGGGACCAGCTGCTGCGGACGGCCGAGCAGGTGGCCGTCGAGCAGCTCGGCGCCCGGCGTCTCCTGCTGCACGTGAGCGAGCTCAACGAGCCGGCCCTGGCCCTCTACGCGCGTCACGGTTATCGGCCCACCGGTGAGTCGATCGCGCACCCGCGGCTGGCCGGGGTGCGTGAGCTGGAGCTGGCCAAGCTGCTGAGCTGA
- the arfB gene encoding alternative ribosome rescue aminoacyl-tRNA hydrolase ArfB, protein MREGRPAGELDLVVPPGPGLPRGLVVPAAELEETFSRAGGPGGQGVNTTDSRVELWWDPETSQALTPTQRARATSGLAAHLVGGRVRVVASEHRSQRRNRRAARERLAALLREALAPPAPARRATRPTRGSQRRRMEAKRQRAQIKAGRARPGPEG, encoded by the coding sequence ATGCGTGAGGGTAGGCCGGCCGGTGAGCTCGACCTGGTGGTGCCGCCGGGGCCGGGGCTGCCCCGGGGCCTCGTCGTGCCTGCGGCGGAGCTGGAGGAGACGTTCAGCCGCGCCGGCGGACCGGGCGGGCAGGGTGTCAACACCACCGACAGCCGGGTGGAGCTGTGGTGGGACCCGGAGACGTCCCAGGCCCTGACCCCTACCCAGCGGGCGCGCGCGACGAGCGGCTTGGCGGCGCACCTGGTGGGCGGGCGGGTGCGGGTCGTCGCGAGCGAGCACCGCTCGCAGCGGCGCAACCGCCGGGCGGCTCGTGAGCGGTTGGCCGCCCTGCTGCGCGAGGCGCTCGCACCCCCGGCCCCCGCCCGGCGCGCCACCAGGCCGACCCGTGGGTCGCAGCGACGCCGCATGGAGGCCAAGCGGCAGCGGGCCCAGATCAAGGCGGGGCGGGCGCGTCCGGGCCCGGAAGGTTGA
- a CDS encoding transglutaminaseTgpA domain-containing protein: MTWTLPPPTQTPPSPTPGPPQPRRSKPPRPGPGRALLPDQDAFARGMWAEGLVAALATLAVAWPLTGLLREDTWMLPAIALVALVAVSGAVMRTLDVPPSLVALGQLLLGIGGVCAVYLRETLWRGLVPTSDTLDRVGGLLQQAGTVLQTYAAPAPTTEGVSFLVVSVLTLTAVSVDSMAVTGRAPASAGIPLAAGFLVSVSNTGRAMEPWYFLAVGLLWLVMLAQQSHRVTSGWSSPNRQESRGGQDVSTGPRSLRGLAQVLGASTLVVAILGASALPHLPPTFFGGGLARNPDARTVGGDPSGEVAFTETMDPSQDLRNQSQAPVLRYRTTGTTVEPLRVTATERFADGRWQAPERLSADLLPLNSPLPRPSGVADDVEVSTYQTQVLENQLAPPHLAAPAPLVGLELSSGGDYRFDTADSTAVLQGRAPRYTAMYQAPTPGAQLPGHVGSVPADPGDFSADLLAVDPSSADAIAALSEQVVGTEENTLQAAILMQNHFRQPGAYTYSLELTPAAEVGASDPISAFIASRRGYCVQFAQTMVMMARHEGIPARMAVGFLPGTRQNDGSRTVVVADAHTWPELWISGMGWTRFEPTPGARVSSIPPWTRASVDTDQAPATAEPAPEPVPELPEPTEAAAPPADSWTDDLRRLLPTIATLLGLVLVLALLMTVVPLVGRHDRERGLRHARDPAERVEGHWRVLTRSLADLGVDEPPARSPRVMRGYYEQRTVLVSPAQDALRRATATLERSRYAPVGTLSEGDAERMGKDVQVVVDGVRQASPWNVRANAALLPGSGLAGIADWFAQLRARTWRR; encoded by the coding sequence ATGACCTGGACGCTGCCCCCGCCCACCCAGACCCCACCGTCGCCGACGCCCGGGCCGCCGCAGCCCCGGCGCTCGAAGCCACCACGCCCAGGGCCAGGGCGTGCGCTGCTGCCCGACCAGGACGCCTTCGCGCGCGGCATGTGGGCCGAGGGCCTGGTCGCGGCCCTGGCCACGCTGGCGGTCGCCTGGCCACTCACCGGCCTGCTGCGCGAGGACACCTGGATGCTGCCCGCGATCGCGCTCGTCGCGCTGGTCGCGGTCAGCGGGGCGGTGATGCGCACGCTGGACGTGCCGCCCAGCCTGGTGGCGCTGGGGCAGCTGCTGCTCGGCATCGGCGGGGTGTGCGCGGTCTACCTGCGCGAGACCCTCTGGCGGGGCCTGGTCCCCACCTCGGACACCTTGGACCGGGTCGGCGGCCTGCTGCAGCAGGCCGGCACCGTGCTGCAGACGTATGCCGCACCGGCCCCGACCACGGAGGGCGTCTCCTTCCTCGTGGTCTCGGTGCTCACGCTCACCGCGGTCTCGGTGGACTCGATGGCGGTCACCGGGCGGGCACCGGCGAGCGCAGGGATCCCGCTGGCCGCGGGCTTCCTGGTCTCGGTGTCGAACACCGGCCGGGCGATGGAGCCGTGGTACTTCCTCGCGGTCGGGCTGCTGTGGCTGGTGATGCTGGCCCAGCAGAGCCACCGGGTGACCAGCGGCTGGTCCTCGCCCAACCGGCAGGAGTCCCGCGGCGGCCAGGACGTGTCCACCGGTCCGCGCAGCCTGCGGGGGCTGGCGCAGGTGCTCGGCGCCAGCACGCTCGTCGTGGCCATCCTCGGCGCCAGCGCCCTGCCCCACCTGCCCCCCACCTTCTTCGGCGGAGGGCTGGCGCGCAACCCCGACGCCCGGACCGTCGGTGGCGACCCCTCCGGCGAGGTGGCCTTCACCGAGACCATGGACCCCTCCCAGGACCTGCGCAACCAGTCGCAGGCACCCGTGCTGCGCTACCGCACGACCGGAACCACCGTGGAGCCGCTGCGGGTGACCGCCACCGAACGGTTCGCCGACGGTCGCTGGCAGGCGCCGGAGCGACTCTCCGCCGACCTGTTGCCGTTGAACTCTCCGCTGCCGCGGCCTTCCGGCGTGGCCGACGACGTCGAGGTGTCCACGTACCAGACCCAGGTGCTGGAGAACCAGCTCGCCCCTCCGCACCTCGCCGCACCCGCGCCGCTGGTCGGGCTGGAGCTGAGCAGCGGCGGTGACTACCGCTTCGACACCGCCGACTCCACGGCGGTGCTGCAGGGCCGCGCGCCGCGCTACACGGCGATGTACCAGGCACCCACGCCGGGTGCACAGCTGCCGGGCCACGTCGGCTCGGTCCCCGCCGACCCCGGGGACTTCTCGGCCGACCTGCTGGCGGTGGACCCGTCCTCGGCCGACGCGATCGCGGCGCTGAGCGAGCAGGTGGTGGGCACGGAGGAGAACACCCTGCAGGCCGCGATCCTCATGCAGAACCACTTCCGCCAGCCGGGGGCCTACACCTACTCCCTCGAGCTCACGCCCGCGGCGGAGGTCGGGGCCTCGGACCCGATCAGCGCCTTCATCGCCTCGCGCCGTGGCTACTGCGTGCAGTTCGCGCAGACGATGGTGATGATGGCCCGGCACGAGGGGATCCCCGCCCGGATGGCGGTCGGCTTCCTGCCCGGCACCCGGCAGAACGACGGCTCCAGGACCGTGGTCGTCGCCGACGCGCACACCTGGCCCGAGCTGTGGATCAGCGGGATGGGCTGGACCCGGTTCGAGCCCACGCCGGGTGCCCGGGTGAGCTCGATCCCGCCCTGGACCCGAGCCTCCGTCGACACTGACCAGGCACCCGCGACGGCCGAGCCGGCCCCCGAGCCGGTCCCCGAGCTGCCCGAGCCCACGGAGGCGGCGGCACCCCCGGCGGACAGCTGGACGGACGACCTGCGCCGCCTGCTGCCGACGATCGCCACCCTTCTCGGCCTGGTGCTGGTGCTGGCCCTGCTGATGACGGTCGTGCCGCTGGTGGGGCGGCACGACCGCGAGCGCGGCCTGCGCCACGCCCGCGACCCCGCGGAGCGCGTCGAGGGTCACTGGCGGGTCCTGACCCGGTCGTTGGCCGACCTCGGCGTCGACGAACCGCCGGCCCGCAGCCCACGGGTGATGCGCGGCTACTACGAGCAGCGCACCGTGCTGGTCTCCCCCGCCCAGGACGCCCTGCGTCGGGCCACCGCGACCCTGGAGCGCAGCCGCTACGCCCCGGTCGGTACCCTGTCCGAGGGTGACGCCGAACGGATGGGGAAGGACGTGCAGGTCGTCGTGGACGGGGTGCGGCAGGCCTCCCCCTGGAACGTCCGGGCCAACGCCGCCCTCCTCCCCGGGAGCGGGCTGGCGGGCATCGCCGACTGGTTCGCCCAGCTGCGGGCCCGGACGTGGCGCCGCTGA
- a CDS encoding DUF58 domain-containing protein yields MRSPWKMLTSRGRVFLVLGLVTAAAGVLLGYEDITRIGVLLAALPVLALLLMPRRSPRIQVRREADPGRLIPDERGAVETHFTNVGRRRTPVYLAEEHLDYQLGDRPRFVLPRMDPGEHRRLRYTVRSRHRGAYVLGPVVLRQRDPFGLTFLTLQLSSRSEVLVLPRTHHLGEGRVRGTSRGSEGEMPQMIALHGEDDVSIRTYRDGDELRRVHWPATAHRGELMVRQEDRPARRRAVLLLDSRERAHPGSGVRASYEWAVSAVASVAQHLEPQGFVIHLLTDSTVREGSADHPVELDQALTILARATPERDARLARLAAVAAPFAAGGVLVVAAVVAHDEEDLRALASIRQPGSRALAFVLDPSRFGSTARAGDRAGGGEDTRGSAGGVGAAGALAQAGWRTVECGPHTELPQAWAALGESAQVGRSA; encoded by the coding sequence ATGCGCTCGCCGTGGAAGATGCTGACCAGCCGGGGACGGGTCTTCCTCGTCCTGGGGCTGGTCACCGCTGCCGCCGGCGTGCTGCTCGGGTATGAGGACATCACCCGGATCGGCGTCCTGCTGGCGGCGCTGCCCGTCCTCGCCCTGCTCCTCATGCCCCGCCGCAGCCCGCGCATCCAGGTCCGCCGCGAGGCCGACCCGGGACGGCTGATCCCCGACGAGCGTGGTGCCGTCGAGACCCACTTCACCAACGTCGGCAGGCGCCGGACTCCCGTCTACCTGGCCGAGGAGCACCTGGACTACCAGCTGGGCGACCGGCCCCGGTTCGTCCTGCCCCGGATGGACCCGGGCGAGCACCGGCGGCTGCGCTACACCGTGCGCTCCCGGCACCGGGGGGCCTACGTGCTGGGCCCGGTGGTGCTGCGGCAGCGCGACCCGTTCGGGCTGACCTTCCTCACCCTGCAGCTGTCCTCGCGCTCGGAGGTGCTCGTCCTCCCCCGCACCCACCACCTTGGCGAAGGTCGCGTCCGGGGCACCTCGCGCGGCAGCGAGGGAGAGATGCCGCAGATGATCGCCCTGCACGGCGAGGACGACGTCAGCATCCGCACCTACCGCGACGGCGACGAGCTGCGCCGGGTGCACTGGCCGGCCACCGCCCACCGCGGCGAGCTCATGGTGCGCCAGGAGGACCGCCCCGCGCGGCGGCGCGCGGTGCTCCTGCTCGACTCCCGCGAACGGGCCCACCCCGGCAGCGGCGTCCGGGCCTCCTACGAGTGGGCGGTCTCGGCGGTCGCGTCGGTGGCCCAGCACCTGGAGCCTCAGGGTTTCGTGATCCACCTGCTCACCGACAGCACGGTCCGGGAGGGTTCGGCCGACCACCCGGTGGAGCTGGACCAGGCGCTGACCATCCTGGCCCGGGCCACGCCGGAGCGGGATGCCCGGCTGGCCCGGCTGGCCGCGGTCGCCGCCCCCTTCGCCGCCGGTGGTGTCCTGGTGGTCGCCGCCGTGGTCGCGCACGACGAGGAGGACCTGCGGGCGCTGGCCTCGATCCGCCAGCCCGGCTCGCGCGCCCTGGCGTTCGTCCTGGACCCCTCGCGCTTCGGCAGCACCGCCCGCGCCGGCGACCGGGCCGGCGGAGGTGAGGACACTCGCGGCAGCGCCGGAGGCGTCGGGGCGGCGGGGGCGCTCGCCCAGGCGGGCTGGCGCACGGTGGAGTGCGGACCGCATACCGAGCTTCCCCAGGCGTGGGCGGCGCTGGGCGAGTCCGCACAGGTCGGGCGGTCGGCATGA
- a CDS encoding AAA family ATPase gives MSALSTAPETVDLDAVTAVAGAVHRAITTVIEGKDDVVSTAVTVLLAEGHLLMEDVPGVGKTMLAKTLARAIDCRVSRVQFTPDLLPSDITGVSVFNQDTRTFEFRRGAIFANVVVGDEINRASPKTQSALLEAMEERQVTVDGRTYPLPPPFLVMATQNPIEMEGTYPLPEAQRDRFMARISMGYPSPRSEMTMLEHHGGVSPLEALTPVTTAEEVQTQIEAIRQLHVAPALRQYVVELVGVSRSHRMLRLGASPRAGLQLLRAARAHAALAGRDHVLPEDVQTVAVPVLAHRVIPTGEASLARHSAADIVRDLVERTTVPSGR, from the coding sequence ATGTCTGCCTTGTCGACCGCGCCCGAGACCGTGGATCTGGACGCCGTGACCGCGGTGGCCGGGGCGGTCCACCGCGCCATCACCACCGTGATCGAGGGCAAGGACGACGTCGTCTCGACCGCGGTCACCGTGCTGCTCGCCGAGGGCCACCTGCTGATGGAGGACGTGCCCGGGGTGGGCAAGACCATGCTGGCCAAGACCCTGGCCAGGGCCATCGACTGTCGCGTCAGCCGGGTGCAGTTCACCCCCGACCTGCTGCCCAGCGACATCACCGGTGTCAGCGTCTTCAACCAGGACACCCGGACCTTCGAGTTCCGCCGCGGCGCGATCTTCGCCAACGTCGTCGTCGGCGACGAGATCAACCGCGCCTCCCCCAAGACGCAGTCGGCCCTGCTGGAGGCGATGGAGGAGCGGCAGGTGACCGTCGACGGCCGCACCTACCCGCTGCCGCCCCCGTTCCTGGTGATGGCCACCCAGAACCCCATCGAGATGGAGGGCACCTACCCGCTGCCCGAGGCCCAGCGCGACCGGTTCATGGCTCGGATCTCCATGGGCTACCCCTCCCCCCGCTCGGAGATGACGATGCTCGAGCACCACGGCGGGGTCAGCCCCCTGGAGGCCCTGACACCGGTGACCACCGCCGAGGAGGTGCAGACCCAGATCGAGGCGATCCGGCAGCTGCACGTCGCGCCGGCCCTGCGCCAGTACGTCGTGGAGCTGGTCGGCGTCTCCCGCAGCCACCGGATGCTGCGGCTGGGCGCCTCGCCGCGAGCCGGGCTGCAGCTGCTCCGTGCCGCCCGCGCGCATGCCGCCCTGGCCGGCCGCGACCACGTCCTGCCCGAGGACGTCCAGACCGTCGCCGTCCCGGTGCTGGCCCACCGGGTGATCCCCACCGGCGAGGCCTCGCTGGCCCGGCACAGCGCGGCCGACATCGTCCGCGACCTCGTCGAGCGCACCACCGTGCCCTCCGGGCGCTGA